A portion of the Streptococcus sp. Marseille-Q6470 genome contains these proteins:
- a CDS encoding type I restriction endonuclease subunit R, giving the protein MQVKPELEIEKQLINQLVTGESQWTYREDLKTEEQLWDNFFEKLAQNNVALLADHPLTEQEKRQIQNQLNFVSYYDAAKWLVGENGIAKVEVQREDASLGTIRLSVIWRDNIAAGKSSYEVVNQVQREKVNPLDQDRRLDVTLLINGLPMIQIELKSSQAAFIDAFHQIKKYDREGKFRGIYSSLQMFVVTNKVDTRYIAAARENKLNKQFLTKWVDKDNHPVTNLTSFAHEVLSIPRAHQMVMQYSVIDDSKKSLILLRPYQIHAIEAVQEASRQQASGYVWHTTGSGKTLTSYKVARNLLQIPSIQKTIFVVDRRDLDQQTTSSFLSYATNDVIDIDETDNTHDLVKRLGSNDKRVVVTTIQKITTMMRKFDQGLYQRDADKIEGLRVAFVVDECHRAVTPQTQKDIKAFFPQSLWYGFTGTPIFKENKRQQVGDLAQTTQQQYGDRLHEYTVKEAIHDGAVLGFKVDYRNTLITDKSEDDIPDTVYENEEHMLEVLDAIINKSRQQLGFQKGVGNTYNAILTVKSIPQAQAYYDLLKRVKDGQTRVKVSERVKMVLPDFPKATITYSVTENEEDSRANQDHMKQVLEDYNQEFDTHFTMADLRGFNTDVNNRLARKQDKYLYRNEQLDLVIVVNRLLTGFDAPCLSTLFIDRKPMQPQDLIQAFSRTNRIFDSSKTYGHIITFQKPLAFKEAVDNALKLYSNGGENDVLAPSWEEEKRNFLRSCSAFQNLITDDPEEGLQLEQISTPQLRKIAKAYQGFDKYLASIRVYKEYDEDEIYAQTGLSAEELEVYLGFYQNILAELKSRSEDDNDDGEPLDIHYELESIQVDEINYAYILTLIQSLIEQEQSQEKSLSAQDREAVDTYIQSLEKTNPNLAQIISELWQEVQANPDRYRGQSIANILDQMIEAVIQQHIQDFSKTWYVGEDELRYYINHYRKGAKKQLGESQLIKSQRYKDYKVEVSDALNPLLYKKQIKEAYTQLIEEVIEPLRVGR; this is encoded by the coding sequence TGCCAAAGTCGAGGTTCAAAGAGAAGATGCGAGCCTAGGCACCATCCGTTTGTCAGTCATTTGGCGTGACAATATCGCAGCAGGAAAGTCTAGCTACGAAGTTGTTAATCAAGTCCAACGAGAAAAAGTAAATCCACTGGACCAAGACCGTAGACTGGATGTTACTCTTCTCATTAACGGCTTACCCATGATTCAAATCGAGCTTAAGAGTTCCCAAGCAGCATTTATCGATGCTTTTCATCAGATAAAAAAATATGACCGTGAAGGGAAATTCCGTGGCATCTACTCTAGCTTGCAGATGTTTGTTGTCACGAACAAAGTAGATACTCGCTATATCGCTGCAGCTCGTGAAAATAAACTTAACAAGCAATTTCTAACCAAGTGGGTGGATAAGGACAATCATCCTGTGACAAATTTGACTAGCTTTGCTCACGAAGTCCTTTCTATCCCTCGTGCCCACCAGATGGTCATGCAATACTCGGTCATTGATGATAGCAAAAAATCTCTCATCCTCTTGCGCCCCTACCAGATCCATGCTATCGAAGCGGTGCAGGAAGCCTCTCGCCAGCAAGCATCAGGTTATGTTTGGCATACAACAGGTTCAGGGAAGACCCTGACTTCTTATAAGGTGGCGAGGAACCTCCTTCAAATTCCTTCTATCCAAAAGACGATTTTTGTAGTTGACCGCAGGGACTTGGACCAACAGACCACATCATCCTTCCTCTCTTATGCGACCAATGATGTCATTGATATCGATGAGACGGACAATACACATGATTTGGTCAAGCGACTAGGTAGTAATGATAAGCGTGTCGTGGTGACAACTATCCAGAAAATCACTACCATGATGCGCAAGTTTGACCAAGGCCTTTACCAACGAGATGCGGACAAAATCGAGGGACTCCGAGTGGCCTTTGTCGTGGATGAATGCCACCGTGCCGTGACCCCACAAACACAAAAAGACATTAAAGCCTTTTTCCCTCAGTCACTCTGGTATGGTTTTACAGGAACCCCCATCTTTAAGGAAAATAAACGCCAGCAAGTCGGCGACCTAGCTCAAACCACCCAGCAACAATATGGAGACCGCCTCCATGAGTATACAGTCAAGGAAGCCATCCATGACGGAGCTGTCCTAGGCTTTAAGGTGGACTATCGCAATACCCTCATCACGGATAAATCTGAAGATGACATACCAGATACCGTCTACGAAAATGAGGAACACATGCTGGAAGTCTTGGATGCCATTATCAATAAATCGCGCCAACAACTAGGCTTCCAAAAAGGAGTCGGCAATACCTACAATGCCATCCTGACTGTCAAGTCCATCCCTCAAGCCCAAGCCTACTATGACCTTCTCAAAAGAGTCAAGGATGGACAGACACGGGTCAAGGTATCTGAGAGGGTCAAGATGGTCCTCCCAGACTTTCCAAAGGCGACCATCACCTACTCTGTCACAGAAAATGAAGAAGACTCAAGAGCCAACCAAGACCACATGAAACAGGTCTTAGAGGACTATAATCAAGAGTTTGATACTCACTTTACAATGGCGGATCTTCGTGGCTTTAATACCGATGTCAATAATCGCCTTGCCCGTAAGCAAGACAAGTATCTCTATCGCAATGAGCAGTTGGACTTGGTTATCGTGGTCAATCGTCTCTTAACAGGATTTGATGCACCTTGTCTATCGACTCTCTTTATCGACAGAAAGCCCATGCAACCGCAGGACTTGATTCAGGCTTTTAGCCGTACCAATCGTATCTTTGATTCTAGTAAGACTTATGGCCATATCATAACATTCCAAAAGCCTCTAGCCTTTAAGGAAGCAGTCGATAATGCCCTCAAGCTCTACTCAAATGGTGGTGAAAATGATGTCCTAGCCCCTAGCTGGGAAGAGGAAAAGAGAAACTTTTTGAGAAGTTGTAGCGCCTTCCAAAATCTCATCACCGATGATCCCGAAGAAGGACTCCAACTGGAACAAATCTCTACGCCACAGTTGAGAAAAATTGCCAAGGCCTATCAAGGATTTGATAAATATCTAGCTTCTATCCGAGTGTATAAGGAGTATGATGAGGACGAAATTTACGCCCAAACGGGACTCAGTGCAGAAGAGTTAGAAGTTTATCTTGGTTTTTATCAAAATATCCTAGCAGAGCTGAAAAGCCGTTCTGAAGATGATAACGACGATGGCGAACCACTGGATATACACTACGAACTGGAGTCTATCCAAGTCGATGAGATTAACTATGCCTATATACTGACCTTGATCCAAAGCCTGATCGAGCAAGAGCAAAGTCAGGAAAAGAGTCTCAGTGCACAGGACAGAGAAGCAGTGGATACCTATATCCAAAGTCTGGAGAAGACCAATCCAAATCTTGCCCAGATCATCTCAGAGCTTTGGCAAGAAGTACAGGCAAATCCTGACCGCTACAGAGGTCAATCCATTGCCAATATCCTTGATCAGATGATTGAAGCAGTCATCCAGCAGCATATCCAAGACTTTAGCAAGACCTGGTATGTGGGTGAAGATGAACTCCGCTACTATATCAATCACTACCGCAAGGGAGCTAAAAAACAACTAGGAGAAAGTCAACTGATCAAGAGTCAGCGCTACAAGGACTATAAAGTTGAGGTGTCAGATGCCCTCAACCCACTCCTCTATAAAAAACAAATCAAAGAAGCCTATACCCAACTAATCGAAGAGGTGATTGAGCCGTTGAGAGTTGGGAGGTAA
- a CDS encoding AAA family ATPase — protein MVTTIVDLEQIKFEDSDTPLFEGEELELSPKNFIFARNGSGKSTLSKAIYNQKQTEFDVYVFNGFDSLIGENENLDAFSLAVNASEKESEIKELEDRITKSEQELSLVKKMLDAKSSEDEEPTLYDECSEKVRLFNEQDRKIQSFYKNSARTISLKTGHIIVENPKSYNKNIFESEITNACRLGETDINLYKKILQSVPKEITPISENEINFEKYLNAVNEIISSKVVERVFIGRLDNQRKINFAKEGLEIHKEENICSFCGNELSDEVLMELERYFSADEVKKLQNRIKVGKEKIANLLNEIKENVKISTDDFFPDLKDEVEKESEKVNESLTAQKSYLEILLKTLEQKESNLFVESEELELPIPNNVNYGELNRLIEVNNQNVLDIKNKQKEARDAIRYHEIKLLLENFQYDVELERLTVLKREKEEKELVYSHKKNEKEELEQNLAEYRIQVDKLKPKAEKQAIERINKKLRLKVSWELDHVDNQNLGYYRIKEGNQYRSVKQLSTGEKNVIAFLYFIERLEEVKEGQKKNKIIVFDDPMSSNDDKMQYLIIWELQKLYQNKDRDKFDSNRDIMVILTHNVHFYLNVQPHGYFKDEKNRTKYDKNNFYRIDHHAFIKISTEKEDFKTSYEALWVELKDLYECGHELSMLNTMRRIIETFMKFNALKQDIFYQDNEQYLKLFNVNSHGIDDPSAVQYTESIDEMRDLFYQIFKDNHYEEHFKYYWKFDTGC, from the coding sequence ATGGTTACTACTATTGTAGATTTGGAACAAATTAAATTTGAAGATTCTGATACTCCACTTTTTGAAGGTGAAGAATTAGAACTGTCTCCAAAAAATTTTATTTTTGCAAGAAACGGATCAGGCAAATCAACATTAAGTAAAGCAATTTATAATCAAAAACAAACAGAATTCGACGTATATGTTTTTAATGGTTTTGACTCTTTGATAGGAGAAAATGAGAATCTAGATGCTTTTTCATTAGCAGTTAATGCAAGTGAAAAAGAGTCAGAAATAAAAGAGTTAGAAGATAGAATTACAAAATCAGAGCAAGAGTTATCTTTAGTTAAAAAAATGCTTGATGCAAAAAGTAGTGAGGATGAAGAACCGACTTTGTATGATGAGTGTTCAGAGAAAGTAAGATTGTTTAATGAACAAGATAGGAAAATACAAAGTTTTTATAAGAATTCCGCCCGAACTATTTCACTAAAAACGGGCCATATTATTGTGGAAAATCCGAAATCTTATAATAAAAATATTTTTGAATCAGAAATTACAAATGCTTGTCGTTTAGGGGAAACAGATATAAATCTTTATAAGAAGATATTGCAGAGCGTTCCTAAAGAAATTACTCCCATTAGCGAGAATGAAATTAATTTTGAAAAATATTTGAATGCTGTCAATGAAATTATTTCGAGTAAAGTTGTTGAACGAGTATTCATTGGTAGATTAGACAACCAAAGAAAAATTAATTTCGCTAAAGAAGGATTAGAAATCCATAAAGAAGAAAATATATGCTCGTTTTGTGGGAATGAACTTTCTGATGAAGTGTTGATGGAGTTGGAGAGATATTTTTCAGCAGATGAGGTGAAGAAACTTCAAAATCGAATTAAAGTTGGTAAAGAAAAAATTGCTAACTTGCTTAATGAGATTAAGGAAAATGTCAAGATTAGTACAGATGATTTTTTTCCGGATCTTAAAGATGAGGTTGAAAAAGAGAGTGAGAAAGTGAATGAGTCTCTTACAGCACAGAAATCCTATTTAGAAATATTACTTAAAACATTGGAACAGAAAGAAAGTAATCTCTTTGTGGAGAGTGAAGAGTTAGAGTTACCTATACCAAATAATGTGAATTATGGTGAGCTAAACAGACTAATTGAAGTAAACAATCAAAATGTTTTAGATATTAAAAACAAACAGAAAGAGGCAAGAGATGCAATTCGATATCATGAAATAAAATTGTTACTTGAGAATTTCCAATATGATGTTGAACTAGAAAGACTAACTGTTCTTAAGAGAGAAAAAGAGGAAAAAGAATTAGTTTATAGTCACAAAAAAAATGAAAAGGAAGAATTGGAACAAAATTTAGCTGAATATCGAATTCAGGTTGACAAATTAAAACCAAAAGCAGAAAAACAAGCTATTGAGAGAATAAATAAAAAACTTCGGTTAAAAGTTTCTTGGGAATTAGATCATGTAGACAATCAAAACCTTGGTTATTACAGAATAAAAGAAGGAAATCAATATAGAAGTGTAAAACAATTATCAACGGGTGAAAAAAATGTCATTGCATTTTTATATTTTATTGAGCGTTTGGAGGAAGTTAAAGAAGGACAAAAGAAGAATAAAATAATAGTATTTGACGATCCAATGAGTTCGAATGATGATAAAATGCAATACTTGATTATTTGGGAACTACAAAAACTTTATCAGAATAAAGATAGAGATAAATTCGATTCAAACCGAGATATCATGGTAATTCTAACTCATAATGTTCATTTTTATTTGAATGTTCAACCACATGGTTATTTTAAAGATGAAAAAAATAGAACTAAATATGATAAGAATAATTTTTACCGAATTGATCATCATGCATTTATTAAAATTTCAACTGAAAAGGAGGATTTTAAAACAAGTTATGAGGCTCTTTGGGTAGAACTGAAGGATTTGTATGAATGTGGTCATGAACTCTCAATGTTGAATACGATGAGAAGGATAATAGAAACTTTTATGAAGTTTAATGCATTGAAACAGGATATTTTTTATCAAGACAATGAGCAGTATTTGAAATTGTTTAATGTCAATTCTCATGGAATAGATGATCCATCTGCAGTTCAATATACAGAATCTATTGATGAAATGAGAGATCTTTTTTATCAGATTTTTAAGGATAATCATTATGAAGAACATTTTAAATACTATTGGAAATTTGATACTGGCTGTTAA
- a CDS encoding restriction endonuclease subunit S, which produces MKLKKNDNVPEIRFDSFKEEWDKKRFKDFTKLSQGLQMAISSRFLEDGEHRYFYITNEFLNPNSTKKYYIESPSENVICTVDDILMTRTGNTGKVITNISGAFHNNFFKVDYDKYETSKMFLYYLLTSNDIQKEIIIRAGNSTIPDLNHSDFYSIKTSVPALAEQSAIGSLFRTLDDLLASYKDNLANYQSLKVTMLSKMFPKAGQRVPEIRLDGFEGEWEVLQLSDICQKVTEKNKDNNFNETFTNSAEFGIISQRDFFEKDISNEKSLNTYYVVRNNDFVYNPRISNYAPVGPVKRNKLGRTGVMSPLYFVFRITNSNIDLNFLETFFNTNTWHKFMKLNGDSGARADRFAIKDSTFLTMPIAFPSLPEQQAIGAYFSNLDNLINSHQEKISQLETLKKKLLQDMFI; this is translated from the coding sequence ATGAAATTAAAAAAAAATGATAATGTGCCTGAAATTAGGTTCGATTCTTTTAAAGAAGAATGGGATAAAAAGAGATTTAAAGATTTTACAAAATTGTCTCAAGGTCTACAAATGGCAATTTCAAGTAGATTTTTAGAAGATGGAGAACATAGATATTTTTATATTACAAATGAATTTTTAAATCCAAATTCTACAAAGAAATATTATATCGAATCTCCATCTGAGAATGTTATTTGCACTGTAGATGATATTTTAATGACCAGAACTGGAAATACAGGAAAAGTGATTACAAATATTTCTGGTGCATTTCATAACAATTTTTTTAAGGTTGATTATGATAAATATGAAACCTCTAAAATGTTTTTATATTATCTTTTAACATCAAATGATATTCAAAAAGAAATCATAATTAGAGCAGGAAACTCAACTATTCCTGATTTAAATCATAGCGATTTTTACTCTATAAAAACCTCTGTTCCTGCTCTAGCTGAACAATCCGCTATCGGATCCCTTTTTCGTACCCTTGACGACCTTTTGGCGAGTTACAAGGACAATCTCGCCAACTACCAATCTCTCAAGGTGACCATGCTCTCTAAGATGTTTCCCAAAGCTGGACAGAGAGTTCCTGAGATTCGTTTAGATGGATTTGAAGGTGAGTGGGAAGTGCTACAATTATCTGATATTTGTCAAAAAGTAACAGAAAAAAACAAAGATAATAATTTTAATGAAACTTTCACAAATTCAGCGGAATTCGGAATTATTAGTCAAAGAGATTTTTTTGAAAAAGATATATCTAATGAAAAAAGTTTGAATACATATTATGTTGTAAGAAACAATGATTTCGTTTATAATCCAAGGATTTCAAACTATGCTCCAGTGGGACCAGTTAAACGAAATAAACTAGGAAGAACTGGTGTTATGTCACCTTTGTATTTTGTTTTTAGAATTACAAACTCAAATATTGATTTAAATTTCTTAGAAACCTTTTTCAATACTAATACTTGGCACAAATTTATGAAATTAAATGGCGATTCAGGTGCTCGGGCTGATAGATTTGCTATAAAGGATTCTACTTTTCTCACAATGCCTATTGCGTTTCCATCCCTCCCTGAACAACAAGCCATTGGCGCCTATTTCTCAAACCTCGATAACCTCATCAACTCTCACCAAGAAAAAATTTCTCAGCTAGAAACTTTGAAAAAGAAACTCTTGCAGGATATGTTTATTTAA